In a single window of the Salvelinus namaycush isolate Seneca chromosome 6, SaNama_1.0, whole genome shotgun sequence genome:
- the LOC120049322 gene encoding lamina-associated polypeptide 2-like, with protein sequence MPEYLEDPSVLTKDKLKSELLANNVALPTGDQRKDVYVQLYLKNLTVQNNKILSTDAFSSDEELPVPVVSNKSRSGRKATRKTDKPRPEDLDVTELTSEGLKDELLKYGINVGPIVASTRKLYERRLQKLLDQGPPETVALPVVITQVDGNHNGNSDSDCYSDKEEEVTTEPEPVPVPVVERPVRSRGKTPVTTRTRSSQHNRVEKIAAGEQTPNRVDEKDVLKEMFPYETNTPTGINATCRRPIRGAAGRPLKSGDLWTDETLLRSSHSSYTESRTATVHRVTTLPPSTRQATSVAPPAGKAIAPPHGLPVWLKLLLLGIVAGFIFFIYQTMETNAMAPFGGSSDSTQTSGHEVRK encoded by the exons ATGCCGGAATATCTGGAGGACCCATCTGTTCTCACCAAAGATAAACTCAAAAGCGAGCTTTTGGCCAACAATGTTGCTCTCCCAACCGGAGACCAGCGAAAGGACGTTTATGTGCAGCTGTATCTGAAAAACTTGACCGTGCAGAACAATAAGATCCTATCTACAGACGCCTTCTCCAGCGACGAGGAGTTGCCTGTCCCGGTAGTGTCAAACAAAAGTCGCTCGGGCAGG AAAGCCACGAGGAAAACAGACAAGCCTCGGCCAGAGGACCTGGATGTGACTGAGCTGACTAGTGAGGGCCTGAAGGATGAGCTACTCAAGTATGGAATCAACGTCGGACCCATCGTGG CCTCAACCCGTAAGCTGTATGAGAGAAGGCTCCAGAAGCTGTTGGACCAGGGTCCTCCTGAGACCGTGGCTTTACCGGTGGTCATCACTCAGGTAGACGGCAACCACAACGGCAACTCTGACTCGGACTGCTACAGCGACAAGGAAGAAG AGGTAACAACCGAACCAGAGCCTGTCCCAGTCCCCGTGGTGGAGAGACCTGTCAGAAGCAGAGGGAAGACCCCAGTCACCACCAGGACCCGCAGCAGCCAGCACAACCGG GTGGAGAAGATAGCAGCTGGTGAGCAGACACCCAACAGGGTGGATGAGAAGGATGTCCTCAAGGAGATGTTCCCCTACGAGACCAACACTCCAACAGGAATCAA CGCCACCTGTCGACGGCCCATCCGAGGGGCAGCCGGCAGGCCCCTAAAGTCTGGTGACCTGTGGACAGATGAGACCCTCCTGCGCTCCTCTCACTCTTCCTACACAGAGAGCCGCACCGCCACCGTCCACAGAGTCACCACCCTGCCCCCCTCTACCAGGCAGGCAACGTCAGTGGCACCCCCTGCTGGAAAGGCCATAGCACCACCCCATGGCCTGCCTGTCTGGCTGAAGCTGCTGCTCCTCGGCATTGTAGCTGGCTTCATATTCTTCATCTACCAGACCATGGAGACCAACGCTATGGCCCCCTTCGGAGGGTCCTCAGATTCCACGCAGACCAGTGGCCATGAGGTCCGCAAGTGA